The following coding sequences lie in one Cupriavidus sp. WKF15 genomic window:
- the dcd gene encoding dCTP deaminase, which translates to MSIKSDKWIRRMAEQHGMIEPFEPGQVREADGRKIVSYGTSSYGYDIRCADEFKIFTNINSTIVDPKNFDEKSFVDFKGDVCIIPPNSFALARTMEYFRIPRSVLTICLGKSTYARCGIIVNVTPFEPEWEGYVTLEFSNTTPLPAKIYAGEGCAQVLFFESDEVCETSYADRGGKYQGQHGVTLPKT; encoded by the coding sequence ATGAGCATCAAATCCGACAAGTGGATCCGCCGCATGGCGGAACAGCACGGCATGATCGAGCCGTTCGAACCCGGCCAGGTGCGGGAGGCTGACGGGCGCAAGATCGTGTCGTACGGTACGTCGAGCTACGGCTACGACATCCGCTGCGCCGACGAATTCAAGATCTTCACCAATATCAACAGCACCATCGTCGACCCGAAGAACTTCGACGAGAAGTCCTTCGTGGACTTCAAGGGTGACGTCTGCATCATCCCGCCGAACTCGTTCGCGCTGGCGCGCACGATGGAGTACTTCCGCATTCCGCGCAGCGTGTTGACCATCTGCCTGGGCAAGAGTACGTATGCCCGCTGCGGCATCATCGTCAATGTGACGCCCTTCGAGCCCGAGTGGGAAGGCTATGTGACGCTGGAGTTCTCCAACACCACGCCGCTGCCCGCCAAGATCTACGCCGGCGAAGGCTGCGCCCAGGTGCTGTTCTTCGAGAGCGACGAAGTCTGCGAGACCTCGTACGCCGACCGGGGCGGCAAGTACCAGGGCCAGCACGGTGTCACACTGCCGAAGACCTGA
- a CDS encoding formate dehydrogenase accessory sulfurtransferase FdhD, translating to MPLRPELTHAAVPLIEEVEVVDELGRARPAYLPGERPLTVYLDKRELVTLMTLGGAPEHLVLGYLRNQRLVESIEDIAAVQVDWETESAAVTTRTGVDRIEERTARRVVTTGCGQGTVFGSLLDEIDNIRLPVGDMLDQDTLYAIIDTIRLQQSVYKQAGSVHGCALFRGSELLMFVEDVGRHNAVDAIAGRMWLEDISGDDKVFYTTGRLTSEMVIKGAQMGIPFLLSRSGVTQMGYQMAQRVNLTLFARCTGKHFLLYTGKERFQHHLAEEVVA from the coding sequence ATGCCTCTGCGTCCCGAACTTACCCACGCGGCCGTTCCCCTGATCGAAGAAGTGGAAGTCGTCGACGAGCTCGGGCGCGCCCGCCCCGCGTACCTGCCCGGGGAGCGCCCGCTGACGGTCTATCTCGACAAGCGCGAACTGGTCACGCTGATGACGCTGGGTGGTGCGCCTGAGCACCTCGTGCTCGGCTACCTGCGCAACCAGCGGCTGGTGGAATCGATCGAGGACATCGCCGCCGTGCAGGTCGACTGGGAAACCGAATCGGCCGCCGTGACCACCAGGACGGGCGTTGACCGCATCGAGGAACGCACCGCGCGCCGCGTGGTGACGACCGGCTGCGGGCAGGGCACGGTATTCGGCTCGCTGCTCGACGAGATCGACAATATCCGGCTGCCCGTCGGCGACATGCTCGACCAGGACACCCTGTACGCCATCATCGACACCATCCGCCTGCAGCAATCGGTGTACAAGCAGGCCGGCTCGGTACATGGCTGTGCGCTGTTCCGCGGCAGCGAACTGCTGATGTTCGTGGAGGACGTGGGCCGCCACAACGCCGTGGACGCGATCGCCGGGCGCATGTGGCTGGAAGACATAAGCGGCGACGACAAGGTGTTCTACACCACCGGCCGCCTGACCTCCGAAATGGTGATCAAGGGTGCGCAGATGGGTATCCCGTTCCTCCTGTCGCGCTCGGGCGTGACGCAGATGGGCTACCAGATGGCGCAGCGCGTCAACCTGACGCTGTTCGCCAGGTGTACGGGAAAGCACTTCCTGCTATACACAGGAAAAGAGCGCTTTCAACACCACCTGGCCGAGGAAGTTGTTGCGTAG
- a CDS encoding glycosyltransferase family 4 protein, with the protein MKIAQIAPLQESCPPRHYGGTERVVAYLTNELVRLGHDVTLFASADSSTAARLVSCVPRALRSDPSVRDFVPYHAMMLDEVLRRADDFDILHFHTELLHFPMVRSFAHRTVTTLHGRLDLPDLWPFYSVFPDIPLVSVSLGQRGPMPPVSWLGNVYHGLPEQLLPFHASGRGGYLAFLGRISPEKRPDRAIEIAVRSGLPLKIAAKIDRVDRAYWEADIAPLLSRHANVEYLGEIGQREKMRFLGDARALLFPIDWPEPFGLAMIEAMACGTPVIAFRCGSVPEIVDDGVTGFVVDSIDEAVAAVGRIGDIDRRGVRRAFQARFSAERMANDYLALYGRLHDPASGNGRPYRDQPADPALHIAA; encoded by the coding sequence ATGAAAATCGCTCAAATTGCCCCGCTTCAGGAATCCTGCCCGCCCAGGCACTACGGCGGCACCGAACGTGTCGTGGCGTATCTCACCAATGAACTGGTCAGGCTGGGTCACGACGTGACGCTGTTTGCCAGTGCCGACTCATCGACTGCCGCCCGGCTCGTGAGTTGCGTGCCGCGGGCGCTGCGCAGCGACCCGTCGGTGCGTGACTTCGTGCCCTATCACGCGATGATGCTTGATGAAGTCCTCCGGCGGGCAGACGACTTCGACATCCTGCACTTTCACACCGAACTGCTGCATTTCCCGATGGTGCGCAGCTTCGCGCATCGCACGGTGACCACACTGCACGGCAGGCTGGACCTTCCGGACCTGTGGCCGTTCTACTCCGTGTTCCCGGACATACCGCTGGTATCGGTGTCGCTCGGGCAGCGTGGTCCCATGCCGCCGGTCTCCTGGCTGGGCAACGTCTATCATGGCCTGCCTGAACAGCTGCTGCCGTTCCATGCCTCGGGCCGGGGCGGCTACCTGGCTTTCCTCGGGAGAATCTCGCCGGAGAAGCGCCCCGACCGCGCGATCGAGATTGCCGTGCGAAGCGGCCTGCCGCTGAAGATTGCCGCCAAGATCGACCGCGTCGACCGCGCATACTGGGAAGCCGACATCGCGCCGCTGCTCAGCCGGCACGCCAATGTGGAGTATCTTGGAGAAATCGGCCAGCGCGAAAAGATGCGCTTCCTCGGCGACGCCCGTGCGCTGCTGTTCCCGATCGACTGGCCCGAGCCTTTCGGCCTCGCGATGATCGAAGCCATGGCTTGCGGCACGCCGGTGATCGCGTTCCGGTGCGGCTCGGTCCCGGAAATCGTCGATGACGGGGTCACCGGCTTCGTCGTCGACAGTATCGACGAGGCTGTGGCGGCAGTCGGGCGTATCGGCGACATCGATCGCCGCGGCGTGCGACGCGCGTTCCAGGCGCGCTTCAGCGCCGAACGCATGGCCAACGATTACCTGGCATTGTATGGCCGCCTGCACGACCCGGCGTCCGGCAATGGGCGCCCGTATCGGGATCAGCCCGCCGACCCGGCCTTGCACATCGCGGCCTGA
- a CDS encoding RNA-guided endonuclease TnpB family protein — protein sequence MLIAHRIALDPNNAQATYLARAAGTARFAYNWALAEWKRQYEAWKTDNALPKPSQAALRRQLNAIKREQFPWMMEVTKNAPQMAIIQLGDAFKNFFAGRARYPQFRKKGVHDRFTLTNDQFSIDASRIRIPNLGWVRVRETLRFAGKIMSATVSRVADRWFVSITVDTPDSSHLPEAENQGAVGVDLGVSALATLSTGEAIPGPKPHKALLARLRKLSRSLSRKVKGSANRRKAKAKLAKLHARIATIRSDALHKLTTDLTRRFHTIGIEDLNVRGMVKNRHLARSIADMSFFELRRQLEYKADMRGAKVVVADRFYASSKTCSACGHKLESLPLSMREWMCPPCGTIHDRDVNAAVNLCNHAVSSTVSARGEEGSGSDRKTRVKPSSAKREVSFVPV from the coding sequence ATGCTGATTGCTCACCGCATCGCCCTCGATCCGAACAACGCGCAAGCCACGTATCTGGCGCGTGCCGCGGGCACGGCGCGCTTCGCCTATAACTGGGCGCTGGCCGAGTGGAAGCGCCAGTACGAGGCGTGGAAGACGGACAACGCGCTGCCCAAGCCGTCGCAGGCAGCGTTGCGACGCCAACTGAACGCGATCAAGCGCGAGCAGTTTCCGTGGATGATGGAAGTCACCAAGAATGCGCCGCAGATGGCGATCATCCAGTTGGGCGACGCGTTCAAGAATTTCTTCGCAGGCCGCGCCCGCTATCCGCAGTTCCGCAAGAAGGGCGTGCACGACCGCTTTACGCTCACCAACGATCAGTTCAGTATCGACGCCTCACGCATTCGCATCCCCAATCTCGGCTGGGTGCGCGTGCGCGAGACGTTGCGCTTTGCTGGCAAGATCATGTCGGCCACGGTCTCCCGTGTGGCCGACCGCTGGTTCGTCAGCATCACCGTGGACACACCCGACAGTTCGCACCTGCCCGAAGCCGAAAACCAAGGCGCAGTGGGTGTCGATCTGGGTGTGTCGGCGCTGGCCACGCTCTCGACGGGAGAGGCGATTCCTGGTCCCAAGCCGCACAAGGCTTTGCTAGCCCGCCTGCGCAAGCTATCGCGCAGCCTGTCGCGCAAGGTCAAGGGATCGGCCAATCGTCGCAAGGCGAAGGCAAAGCTGGCGAAGCTGCATGCCCGCATCGCAACCATCCGCTCGGATGCCCTGCACAAGCTCACGACTGATCTCACTCGCCGCTTCCACACCATCGGCATTGAAGACCTGAACGTGCGCGGCATGGTGAAGAACCGGCACCTGGCGCGTTCGATCGCCGACATGAGCTTCTTCGAACTGAGGCGGCAGCTGGAGTACAAGGCGGACATGCGCGGAGCCAAGGTGGTGGTGGCCGACCGCTTCTATGCCAGCAGCAAGACGTGCTCGGCGTGCGGACACAAGCTGGAGAGCTTGCCGCTGTCCATGCGCGAATGGATGTGTCCCCCGTGCGGGACGATTCACGACCGCGATGTGAACGCGGCCGTGAACCTGTGCAACCACGCCGTGAGTTCCACGGTGTCAGCCCGTGGAGAGGAAGGCTCTGGCTCGGATCGCAAGACCCGAGTGAAACCGTCCTCCGCGAAGCGGGAAGTCAGCTTTGTTCCTGTTTGA
- a CDS encoding IS607 family transposase — MSRMMVSIQEAAEFLGVSAPTLRRWEREGKLIPDERTAGGRRRYDLARLRPEQFHTPDPARRTVAYARVSSHDQKDDLERQKQVLELYCARQGWTFEVIGDLGSGMNYHKKGLKRLLGAIIEGAVGRLVITHKDRLLRFGAELVFAICEAKNVEVVILNQGEDTTFEEDLAKDVLEIITVFSARLYGSRSRKNQKLLDGVRQAVEHAQSC; from the coding sequence ATGTCACGCATGATGGTCAGCATTCAAGAAGCAGCGGAGTTTCTGGGCGTCTCGGCCCCAACGCTGAGGCGCTGGGAGCGCGAAGGCAAGCTCATCCCAGACGAACGCACAGCGGGCGGGCGACGACGCTACGATCTGGCGCGGCTGCGCCCCGAACAATTCCACACGCCCGATCCGGCGCGACGCACCGTGGCCTACGCCCGTGTTTCCAGCCACGACCAGAAGGATGACCTTGAGCGGCAGAAGCAGGTGCTGGAGCTTTACTGTGCCCGCCAGGGCTGGACGTTTGAGGTGATTGGCGACCTTGGCTCCGGCATGAACTACCACAAGAAGGGCCTCAAGCGCCTGCTGGGCGCGATCATCGAGGGCGCTGTCGGGCGCCTGGTCATCACCCACAAGGACAGGCTGCTGCGCTTCGGTGCGGAACTGGTGTTCGCCATCTGCGAGGCGAAGAACGTCGAGGTCGTGATCCTCAACCAGGGCGAGGACACGACGTTCGAGGAAGACTTGGCCAAGGACGTGCTGGAGATCATCACGGTGTTCAGCGCCCGGCTCTACGGCAGCCGTTCGCGCAAGAATCAGAAGCTGCTCGACGGCGTGCGCCAGGCCGTCGAGCATGCCCAGTCATGCTGA
- a CDS encoding amylo-alpha-1,6-glucosidase produces MLDAPEGRRGTEPEATPSAPIVIAASRSLRQTQPRTLKHGDTFSVFDQHGDAIAGSGGSDGIYHCDTRHLSHFHLTINGWRPILLSSVLRDDNAAFSCDLTNPDLFDAQGQLAMPHDLIHVRRSRFLWDSTCYERLAVRNFDDVPRHIRLELAFAADFADLFEVRGARRTRRGRHHAPVLTGNDARLAYTGLDDCERTTHLLFDPAPTLLREDGALFELELVPQKTYLLYVEVCCGQVRPEGPPLHYAFPSALRAARRALQALSAQAATVTTSNEIFNEAVGRSMSDLYMLITQTPYGPYPYAGIPWFSTFFGRDALITAMETLWLDPDIARGVLGYLAAHQATTSDPSADAEPGKILHESRKGEMANLGEVPFRCYYGSIDSTPLFVMLAGAYLDRTHDLATARALWPHIEAALRWIDQYGDRDGDGFVEYGRRSAEGLLNQGWKDSRDSVFHADGTLAEGPIAMVEVQAYVYGALTAAARIAHSLGHGGRAVALETRAAQLRQRFDDAFFDEALGTYVLALDGDKRPCRVLSSNAGHALYTGIALAERAAPVAAALMGSASFSGWGVRTIASSEIRYNPMSYHNGSVWPHDNAIIAAGMVRYGLREAALRIFDGLFAASTHIDLRRLPELFCGFVRRRNRGPTLYPVACIPQAWAAAAPLSLLQSCLNLDFDVGARQIRFGYPALPSFMEDVTLQGLCVADASVDLMLRRTGSSVVVNVVARRGDVLVTTTN; encoded by the coding sequence ATGCTTGATGCTCCCGAAGGCCGGCGCGGCACGGAGCCGGAAGCGACGCCGTCCGCGCCCATTGTGATCGCCGCGTCGCGCTCGCTGCGCCAGACCCAGCCGCGCACGCTGAAGCACGGCGACACCTTCTCCGTGTTCGACCAGCACGGGGACGCGATCGCCGGCTCGGGCGGCTCGGACGGCATCTATCACTGCGACACGCGCCACCTGTCGCACTTCCACCTGACCATCAACGGGTGGCGTCCGATCCTGCTCAGTTCCGTGCTGCGCGACGACAACGCCGCGTTCAGTTGCGATCTGACCAACCCCGACCTGTTCGATGCGCAAGGGCAACTGGCCATGCCGCACGACCTGATCCATGTACGCCGCTCGCGCTTCCTGTGGGACAGCACTTGCTACGAGCGGCTGGCCGTGCGCAATTTTGATGACGTGCCGCGGCACATCCGGCTGGAACTGGCGTTCGCGGCGGATTTCGCCGACTTGTTCGAGGTGCGCGGTGCCAGGCGCACCAGGCGCGGCCGTCATCATGCGCCTGTGCTGACGGGCAATGACGCGCGGCTCGCGTACACCGGGCTGGATGATTGCGAGCGCACCACGCATCTGTTATTCGACCCCGCGCCGACGCTCCTGCGTGAGGACGGGGCGTTATTCGAGCTGGAACTGGTGCCGCAGAAGACATATCTGCTTTACGTGGAGGTGTGCTGCGGCCAGGTGCGGCCCGAAGGGCCTCCCCTGCATTACGCCTTCCCGTCGGCCCTGCGTGCTGCGCGGCGCGCACTCCAGGCGTTGTCGGCGCAGGCCGCAACGGTGACCACCTCCAACGAGATCTTCAACGAGGCCGTGGGCCGCAGCATGTCCGATCTCTACATGCTGATCACGCAGACGCCTTACGGGCCCTATCCCTACGCCGGCATTCCTTGGTTCAGCACCTTTTTCGGCCGCGATGCGCTGATCACGGCGATGGAAACCCTGTGGCTGGACCCGGACATCGCGCGCGGCGTGCTGGGTTACCTGGCGGCGCACCAGGCGACGACATCCGATCCTTCGGCCGATGCCGAGCCGGGCAAGATCCTGCACGAAAGCCGCAAGGGCGAAATGGCGAACCTTGGCGAGGTGCCGTTCCGTTGCTACTACGGCAGCATCGATTCCACGCCGCTGTTCGTGATGCTGGCAGGCGCCTACCTGGACCGCACGCATGACCTGGCCACGGCACGCGCGCTGTGGCCGCATATCGAGGCGGCGCTGCGCTGGATCGACCAATATGGCGACCGCGACGGCGACGGCTTCGTCGAGTACGGGCGGCGCAGCGCCGAAGGGCTGCTCAACCAGGGCTGGAAGGACAGCCGCGATTCGGTCTTCCATGCGGACGGCACCCTGGCGGAAGGCCCGATCGCGATGGTGGAGGTGCAGGCATATGTGTACGGCGCCTTGACGGCGGCCGCACGGATCGCACACAGCCTGGGCCACGGCGGACGTGCTGTCGCACTCGAAACGCGTGCCGCGCAGCTCCGCCAGCGCTTCGACGATGCCTTCTTCGACGAGGCACTGGGCACCTACGTGCTCGCGCTCGATGGCGACAAGCGGCCATGCCGCGTGCTGTCCTCCAATGCGGGCCATGCGCTCTATACGGGCATTGCACTGGCGGAGCGCGCAGCGCCGGTGGCGGCCGCGCTGATGGGCAGCGCATCGTTCTCCGGCTGGGGCGTGAGGACCATCGCGTCGAGCGAAATCCGCTACAACCCGATGAGCTATCACAATGGTTCGGTCTGGCCTCACGACAACGCCATCATCGCCGCCGGGATGGTTCGCTACGGCTTGCGCGAAGCGGCCTTGCGCATCTTCGACGGCCTGTTTGCCGCGTCCACCCATATCGACCTGCGCCGCCTGCCCGAGCTGTTCTGCGGCTTCGTGCGCCGGCGCAACCGCGGCCCGACGCTGTATCCGGTGGCGTGTATCCCGCAGGCCTGGGCGGCCGCCGCGCCGCTGTCGCTGCTGCAATCGTGCCTGAACCTGGACTTCGACGTGGGCGCGCGCCAGATCCGCTTCGGCTATCCGGCGCTGCCGTCCTTCATGGAGGACGTGACACTGCAAGGACTCTGCGTGGCCGATGCATCCGTCGACCTGATGCTGCGGCGCACGGGCAGCAGCGTTGTCGTGAATGTGGTGGCGCGGCGGGGGGATGTGCTGGTGACGACTACGAATTAG
- a CDS encoding arginine/lysine/ornithine decarboxylase — protein MKFRFPVIIIDEDFRSENISGSGIRALAEAIEKEGMEVMGLTSYGDLTSFAQQSSRASTFIVSIDDDEFVTADDQPEAAAIEKLRAFVNEVRRRNTDLPIFLYGETRTSRHIPNDILRELHGFIHMFEDTPEFVARHIIREAKVYLDTLAPPFFKALIDYAQDSSYSWHCPGHSGGVAFLKSPVGQVFHQFFGENMLRADVCNAVDELGQLLDHTGPVAASERNAARIFNSDHMFFVTNGTSTSNKMVWHANVAPGDIVVVDRNCHKSILHAIMMTGAIPVFLMPTRNHYGIIGPIPKSEFDPETIRRKIANHPFASKAKNQKPRILTITQGTYDGVLYNAEQIKGMLASEIDTLHFDEAWLPHAAFHEFYHDMHAIGRNRPRSKDALVFATQSTHKLLAGLSQASQILVQDSETRKLDRYRFNEAYLMHTSTSPQYSIIASCDVAAAMMEAPGGTALVEESIQEALDFRRAMRKVEGDFEAGNNGDWWFKVWGPDTLNEEGMPEREEWMLKANERWHGFGDLADGFNLLDPIKATIITPGLDVDGEFSDRGIPAAIVTKYLAEHGIIIEKTGLYSFFIMFTIGITKGRWNSLVTELQQFKDDYDQNQPLWRVLPEFVGKHPQYERMGLRDLCDAVHSVYKANDVARVTTEMYLSDMEPAMKPSDAWAMMAHREIERVPVDELEGRVTAILLTPYPPGIPLLIPGERFNRTIVQYLKFAREFNKLFPGFETDVHGLVLEEVDGQKAYFVDCVKQGG, from the coding sequence ATGAAATTCCGCTTTCCCGTCATCATCATTGACGAAGACTTTCGCTCCGAGAACATCTCCGGCTCGGGCATCCGCGCGCTGGCCGAGGCGATCGAGAAAGAAGGCATGGAGGTCATGGGCCTGACCAGCTATGGCGACCTGACCTCGTTCGCGCAGCAGTCCAGCCGTGCGTCGACCTTTATCGTGTCGATCGATGACGACGAGTTCGTGACCGCCGATGACCAGCCCGAGGCGGCTGCCATCGAGAAGCTGCGCGCCTTCGTCAATGAAGTACGCCGCCGCAACACCGACCTGCCCATCTTCCTGTACGGCGAGACCCGCACCTCGCGCCATATCCCGAACGATATCCTGCGCGAGCTGCACGGCTTCATCCACATGTTCGAGGACACCCCCGAATTCGTGGCGCGCCACATCATCCGCGAAGCCAAGGTCTACCTCGACACGCTGGCGCCGCCGTTCTTCAAGGCGCTGATTGACTACGCGCAGGATTCGTCGTACTCGTGGCACTGCCCGGGCCACTCGGGCGGCGTGGCATTCCTGAAGAGCCCGGTCGGCCAGGTGTTCCACCAGTTCTTCGGCGAGAACATGCTGCGCGCCGACGTCTGCAATGCGGTCGACGAACTCGGCCAGCTGCTCGACCACACCGGCCCCGTGGCGGCGTCCGAGCGCAATGCCGCGCGCATCTTCAACTCGGACCACATGTTCTTCGTGACCAATGGCACGTCGACGTCGAACAAGATGGTGTGGCACGCCAACGTGGCGCCGGGCGACATCGTGGTGGTGGACCGCAACTGCCACAAGTCGATCCTGCACGCGATCATGATGACGGGCGCGATCCCGGTCTTCCTGATGCCCACGCGCAACCACTACGGCATCATCGGCCCGATCCCGAAGAGCGAGTTCGATCCGGAGACAATCCGCAGGAAGATCGCCAATCACCCGTTCGCGAGCAAGGCGAAGAACCAGAAGCCGCGCATCCTGACGATCACGCAGGGCACCTATGACGGCGTGCTGTACAACGCCGAGCAGATCAAGGGGATGCTCGCGTCGGAAATCGACACGCTGCATTTCGACGAAGCGTGGCTGCCGCACGCGGCGTTCCACGAGTTCTATCACGACATGCATGCGATTGGCCGCAACCGCCCGCGCAGCAAGGACGCGCTGGTGTTCGCCACGCAGTCCACGCACAAGCTGCTGGCCGGCCTGTCGCAGGCCTCGCAGATCCTCGTGCAGGATTCCGAGACGCGCAAGCTGGACCGCTACCGCTTCAACGAGGCGTACCTGATGCACACCTCGACCAGCCCGCAGTATTCGATCATCGCGTCGTGCGACGTGGCCGCGGCGATGATGGAAGCTCCCGGCGGCACCGCGCTGGTGGAGGAAAGCATCCAGGAAGCGCTGGACTTCCGCCGCGCCATGCGCAAGGTCGAGGGCGACTTCGAGGCCGGCAACAACGGCGACTGGTGGTTCAAGGTCTGGGGGCCCGACACGCTCAACGAAGAGGGCATGCCCGAGCGCGAAGAGTGGATGCTCAAGGCCAACGAGCGCTGGCACGGCTTCGGCGACCTGGCCGACGGCTTCAACCTGCTCGACCCGATCAAGGCCACCATCATCACTCCGGGCCTGGACGTGGACGGCGAGTTCAGCGACCGCGGCATCCCGGCAGCCATCGTCACCAAGTACCTGGCCGAGCACGGCATCATCATCGAGAAGACGGGCCTGTACTCGTTCTTCATCATGTTCACCATCGGCATCACCAAGGGCCGCTGGAACTCGCTGGTGACCGAGCTGCAGCAGTTCAAGGACGACTACGACCAGAACCAGCCGCTGTGGCGCGTGCTGCCAGAGTTCGTCGGCAAGCACCCGCAGTACGAGCGCATGGGCCTGCGCGACCTGTGCGACGCCGTGCATAGCGTCTACAAGGCCAACGACGTGGCGCGCGTGACCACCGAGATGTACCTGTCGGACATGGAGCCGGCGATGAAGCCGTCGGATGCGTGGGCGATGATGGCACACCGCGAAATCGAGCGCGTGCCGGTGGACGAGCTCGAGGGCCGCGTCACCGCCATCCTGCTGACGCCGTACCCGCCGGGCATCCCGCTGCTGATCCCGGGCGAGCGCTTCAACCGCACCATCGTCCAGTACCTGAAGTTCGCGCGCGAATTCAACAAGCTCTTCCCGGGCTTCGAGACCGACGTGCACGGGCTGGTGCTGGAAGAGGTCGATGGCCAGAAGGCCTACTTCGTCGATTGTGTGAAGCAGGGCGGGTGA
- the sulP gene encoding sulfate permease has protein sequence MLRTYELGWLPRDLAAGLVLTTMLVPVGIAYAEASGVPGIYGLYATIVPLLAYALFGPSRILVLGPDSALAAPILAVVVQLSGGDPARAITIASMMAVVSGLVCIVVGLLRLGFITELLSKPIRYGYMNGIAFTVLVSQLPKLLGISIEDAGPLRELWSLGNAILDGKPNWYSVAVGGASLVLILLLKRFERVPGVLIAVVLATLSVSLFGLDAHGVKVLGKMPQGLPGFALPWLNGVDLTQIVLGGCAVALVAFADTSVLSRTYAARLKYPVDPNQEMVGLGAANLAAGLFQGFPISSSASRTPVAEAAGARTQLTGVVGALAVAALLLFAPDLMRHLPNSALAAVVIAAALGLFEFTDLRRIYRIQQWEFWLSMACFAGVAVFGAVPGICLAVVIAIIEFLWDGWRPHYAVLGRADGVRGYHDVERYPTARRVPGLVLFRWDAPLFFANAELFQECVLRAVDASPTVVRRVVVAAEPVTSVDVTSADMLRELDKALDERGIELHFAEMKDPVKDKLKRFELFDKLGKDAFHPTVGAAVDDYLGDFNVDWKA, from the coding sequence ATGCTGCGCACGTACGAGCTTGGCTGGCTGCCGCGCGACCTGGCGGCGGGACTGGTGCTCACGACCATGCTGGTGCCGGTCGGCATCGCCTATGCCGAAGCATCGGGCGTGCCGGGCATCTACGGCCTGTACGCCACCATCGTCCCGCTGCTCGCGTACGCGCTGTTCGGCCCGAGCCGCATCCTGGTACTGGGTCCCGACTCCGCGCTGGCGGCGCCGATCCTGGCCGTGGTGGTCCAGCTTTCCGGCGGCGACCCGGCACGCGCCATCACTATCGCGAGCATGATGGCAGTGGTATCGGGGCTGGTCTGTATCGTTGTCGGCCTGTTGCGGCTCGGCTTCATTACCGAATTGCTGTCCAAGCCGATTCGCTATGGCTACATGAACGGCATCGCGTTCACCGTGCTGGTCAGCCAGTTGCCCAAGCTGCTTGGCATTTCGATCGAAGATGCCGGGCCGTTGCGGGAATTGTGGAGCCTGGGCAACGCCATCCTCGACGGCAAGCCCAACTGGTACAGCGTGGCGGTGGGCGGCGCGAGCCTGGTACTGATCCTGCTGCTGAAGCGGTTCGAGCGCGTGCCCGGCGTGCTGATCGCGGTCGTGCTGGCAACGCTCAGCGTGAGCCTGTTCGGTCTCGATGCGCACGGGGTCAAGGTGCTCGGCAAGATGCCGCAAGGCCTGCCCGGCTTCGCCCTGCCGTGGCTCAACGGCGTCGACCTGACCCAGATCGTGCTGGGCGGCTGCGCGGTCGCGCTGGTGGCGTTCGCTGATACCAGCGTGCTGTCGCGCACCTACGCCGCGCGCCTGAAGTACCCGGTCGATCCGAACCAGGAAATGGTCGGACTGGGCGCCGCCAACCTGGCCGCCGGGTTGTTTCAGGGTTTCCCGATCAGCAGCAGCGCCTCGCGCACGCCGGTGGCCGAAGCCGCGGGGGCGCGCACGCAACTCACCGGCGTGGTCGGCGCGCTGGCGGTGGCGGCGCTGCTGCTGTTTGCACCGGACCTGATGCGCCACCTGCCCAATAGCGCGCTGGCCGCGGTCGTCATCGCGGCGGCGCTCGGCCTGTTCGAGTTTACCGACCTTCGGCGGATCTACCGCATCCAGCAGTGGGAGTTCTGGCTGTCAATGGCCTGCTTTGCCGGCGTCGCGGTCTTTGGCGCGGTGCCGGGCATCTGCCTGGCCGTGGTCATTGCCATCATCGAGTTCCTGTGGGACGGCTGGCGCCCGCACTACGCGGTGCTCGGGCGCGCCGACGGCGTGCGTGGCTATCACGACGTGGAGCGCTACCCGACCGCGCGCCGCGTGCCGGGCCTGGTGCTGTTCCGCTGGGATGCGCCACTGTTCTTCGCGAATGCCGAACTGTTCCAGGAATGCGTGCTGCGCGCCGTCGATGCCTCGCCCACGGTGGTGCGGCGCGTGGTGGTGGCGGCCGAGCCGGTGACCAGCGTCGACGTGACCTCGGCGGACATGCTGCGCGAACTCGACAAGGCCCTGGACGAGCGCGGAATCGAGCTGCACTTCGCGGAGATGAAGGACCCCGTCAAGGACAAGCTCAAGCGCTTTGAACTGTTCGACAAACTGGGGAAGGATGCTTTTCATCCAACGGTGGGCGCAGCGGTGGATGACTACCTGGGCGACTTCAACGTGGACTGGAAGGCTTAA